In Erythrobacter sp. SG61-1L, the following proteins share a genomic window:
- a CDS encoding type IV secretion system protein, translated as MALDQIYQTLEGQITGALAGRYAAVQGLVEGPLQTAMAINLVIVGFAIMRGVTNEPFGNYLSTWLKAYLVIIAATSSLAPAIASAAQSLPDQLATALGGNMAASFDTFVANAINPAQAIHDNMEPWTIDIWLTEYTIPNPITLIFLLLMIVVAYIIAVIAMTMVLFVKFGLFVTIAVMPIFVGALIFPSSSGLFFSWLGAILNYAVQTAAITLVLVFVVSIVGAIPGQVGLGGGANEATTLLAVEAMVLQICAVLVGGFLILQAQSIGSFAGGGGASGGGLLSALYPTTLQRRFASAGFGMGPAIRGARRGAGAMGRGLAVARERRWAAVGGGRTSLAGASSGAGRK; from the coding sequence ATGGCGCTCGATCAAATCTATCAGACGTTGGAAGGCCAGATAACCGGGGCGCTGGCGGGCCGATATGCGGCGGTGCAGGGCCTTGTCGAAGGCCCTTTGCAGACGGCGATGGCCATCAATCTCGTGATCGTAGGCTTTGCCATCATGCGCGGCGTCACGAATGAGCCTTTTGGCAATTACCTGTCGACGTGGCTCAAAGCCTATCTCGTCATCATAGCCGCCACGTCCAGTCTAGCGCCCGCCATAGCGTCGGCCGCGCAATCGCTGCCGGACCAGCTCGCGACCGCTTTGGGCGGCAACATGGCGGCCTCCTTCGATACATTCGTGGCCAATGCGATCAATCCGGCGCAGGCCATCCATGACAATATGGAGCCGTGGACGATCGACATTTGGCTTACCGAATATACGATCCCGAACCCGATCACGCTGATCTTCCTGCTGCTGATGATCGTGGTGGCCTACATCATCGCGGTCATCGCAATGACGATGGTTCTGTTCGTCAAATTCGGCCTGTTCGTGACGATCGCGGTCATGCCGATCTTTGTGGGCGCATTGATCTTCCCGTCATCGTCGGGACTGTTCTTTAGCTGGCTCGGTGCAATCCTGAATTACGCGGTGCAGACCGCGGCGATCACGCTGGTTCTCGTCTTTGTCGTGTCGATCGTCGGCGCGATTCCGGGTCAAGTGGGCCTGGGTGGCGGTGCAAACGAGGCGACGACATTGCTCGCCGTCGAAGCGATGGTTCTGCAAATCTGCGCCGTGCTGGTCGGCGGATTCCTCATACTGCAAGCGCAATCCATTGGATCGTTCGCCGGCGGCGGCGGTGCTTCCGGGGGCGGACTGCTCTCCGCCCTCTATCCCACCACGCTTCAGCGCCGCTTTGCCAGCGCGGGCTTCGGCATGGGGCCAGCGATTCGGGGCGCGCGCCGTGGAGCGGGCGCAATGGGCAGGGGCTTGGCGGTTGCGCGGGAAAGGCGCTGGGCCGCCGTTGGCGGTGGCCGCACCTCTCTGGCGGGCGCGTCATCGGGCGCGGGCAGAAAATAG
- a CDS encoding EexN family lipoprotein codes for MKVTYAGAAILALLATACGETRSVEYFRDHPDEAREVKMRCGANGMAGKDCGNAVTALNELQREEFERARETNRRNRENNVRPVLKN; via the coding sequence ATGAAGGTGACATACGCTGGCGCGGCGATCCTGGCCTTGCTGGCTACCGCCTGCGGTGAAACGCGATCGGTCGAATATTTCAGGGATCATCCCGACGAAGCGCGCGAGGTCAAGATGCGCTGCGGGGCGAACGGGATGGCCGGGAAGGACTGCGGCAACGCGGTTACGGCCCTTAATGAGCTGCAACGCGAAGAGTTCGAGCGTGCGCGCGAAACCAACCGCCGCAACCGGGAAAACAACGTCCGGCCTGTGCTGAAAAACTAG
- the virB10 gene encoding type IV secretion system protein VirB10 encodes MSENENRAGAADRASAPVYDNTDVPDDVLKDANRTTPEVDRGAFNPRGRLSAMGKAGKGAMLLGACFVGFVVYSMAAQSDKSSTGPDESTFRLDDASAERSARQAAQVVVQQDTRNPYALQQVGTDPFGNPIMSEGGQDLSQGGQVPAIGPEGQNAAAQRIEQERQARLAAQQREQARQDAMRRAPLMAVSPQGFGSFGGQERSSGEPFSNLNIGGAAGAGDPAGSPAGGANAIEQRLNGMSIQTVSASRLGNRNFLVTAGSQIPCVLQTAMDSTQPGLTSCVIPHDVWSANGNVILMEKGTRVLGEYAGGFSQGENRIFVLWNRAITPAGISVSLGSPAADQLGRAGMGGRVDTFFWQRFGGALLLSIVGDAGDAISNRVSGLDQTMETPNTAAAVAAQDSQRIRPRLTAPQGREMTIMVARDVDFSQVYSLRLRR; translated from the coding sequence ATGAGCGAGAATGAAAACAGGGCGGGCGCGGCCGATCGCGCGAGCGCGCCAGTCTATGACAATACCGATGTGCCGGATGATGTGCTGAAGGACGCCAACCGCACCACGCCGGAAGTGGATCGGGGCGCGTTCAATCCGCGCGGGCGGCTCAGTGCGATGGGCAAGGCTGGCAAGGGAGCAATGCTCCTGGGCGCGTGCTTCGTCGGCTTCGTCGTCTATTCGATGGCCGCGCAAAGCGACAAGTCATCGACGGGGCCAGATGAATCGACCTTCAGGCTCGATGATGCCTCCGCCGAACGCTCCGCGCGCCAGGCCGCGCAAGTCGTCGTGCAACAGGACACGCGCAATCCCTATGCGTTGCAACAGGTCGGGACCGATCCTTTCGGCAATCCGATCATGTCGGAAGGCGGCCAGGATCTGTCACAGGGCGGGCAGGTTCCCGCAATCGGGCCTGAAGGCCAGAACGCGGCGGCGCAGCGCATCGAACAGGAACGGCAAGCGCGGCTTGCGGCACAACAGCGCGAACAGGCGAGGCAGGACGCCATGCGCCGCGCGCCGCTGATGGCCGTGTCTCCCCAAGGTTTCGGATCGTTCGGGGGACAGGAACGGTCATCGGGAGAGCCATTCAGCAATCTCAATATCGGCGGCGCTGCGGGCGCAGGCGATCCCGCTGGCTCGCCTGCTGGCGGGGCCAATGCGATCGAACAGCGGCTCAATGGCATGTCGATCCAGACCGTTTCCGCCTCGCGGCTTGGAAACCGCAATTTCCTCGTTACGGCGGGATCGCAAATCCCCTGTGTGTTGCAAACAGCGATGGACTCGACGCAACCCGGCCTGACGAGCTGCGTCATCCCTCACGATGTATGGTCCGCCAATGGCAATGTGATCCTGATGGAAAAGGGCACGCGCGTTCTTGGCGAATATGCGGGCGGCTTCTCGCAAGGGGAAAATCGCATCTTCGTCCTCTGGAACCGGGCCATCACGCCAGCGGGGATTTCTGTCAGCCTCGGCTCGCCAGCGGCCGATCAATTGGGCCGTGCGGGTATGGGCGGCCGCGTCGACACATTCTTTTGGCAACGCTTCGGCGGCGCGTTGCTGCTGTCGATCGTCGGGGACGCCGGCGATGCTATCAGCAACCGCGTTTCCGGCCTCGATCAGACGATGGAAACGCCGAATACGGCCGCGGCCGTCGCGGCGCAGGATTCCCAACGGATACGCCCGCGCCTGACCGCGCCGCAAGGTCGGGAAATGACCATCATGGTCGCCCGCGATGTGGATTTCAGCCAGGTCTATTCGCTGAGGCTGCGCCGGTGA
- the virB9 gene encoding P-type conjugative transfer protein VirB9 — MRCAAALSVLLAAPAMAEDVPARGAHDSRIRVVDYNPDQVVRINGVFRAASQIVFGEGETITTVALGDTVSWEVAPAENSLFIKPRESAPPTNLLVVTRRGGVTRSYTFALSARTGSIGHGTDAQFVVRFRYPAEEAAAAQAARLRELQAQALLVEAGGVRIALDAAAAQGPRNLDYVLAGSSDVAPAEVTDNGQFTIMRFPRNQPIPAIFTVLPDGSEAVVPYDVRGEFVVIHQVSRQFRLRRGQLLVCIWNNAFDRYGPDNSSGTASSEVERQIDVGGPQ; from the coding sequence ATGCGCTGCGCGGCCGCGCTCTCGGTGCTGCTGGCTGCTCCTGCGATGGCGGAGGACGTGCCCGCACGGGGGGCGCATGACAGCCGCATTCGCGTGGTCGACTATAATCCCGATCAAGTCGTTCGGATCAACGGCGTGTTCCGCGCTGCCTCTCAAATCGTTTTCGGGGAAGGGGAGACGATCACGACCGTTGCCCTTGGCGATACGGTGTCGTGGGAAGTGGCTCCGGCTGAAAATTCGCTGTTCATCAAGCCGCGCGAGTCTGCGCCGCCCACCAATCTGCTCGTCGTAACGAGGCGCGGCGGGGTGACGCGAAGCTACACCTTTGCGCTCTCGGCGCGGACCGGGAGTATCGGTCATGGCACCGACGCGCAATTCGTGGTCCGCTTCCGCTATCCGGCAGAGGAAGCGGCCGCTGCACAGGCCGCGCGTCTGCGCGAGCTGCAAGCGCAGGCGCTTTTGGTGGAAGCCGGAGGCGTTCGCATCGCGCTCGATGCGGCAGCGGCGCAAGGGCCGCGCAATCTCGATTATGTCCTTGCCGGTTCGTCGGACGTAGCGCCTGCGGAAGTGACCGACAACGGCCAATTCACAATCATGCGCTTTCCGCGCAATCAGCCTATCCCCGCGATCTTCACGGTCTTGCCCGATGGATCGGAAGCGGTCGTTCCCTATGACGTTCGCGGCGAATTTGTCGTGATCCACCAGGTTTCACGCCAATTCCGGCTGCGGCGCGGGCAATTGCTGGTCTGCATCTGGAACAACGCCTTCGACCGCTACGGCCCCGATAACAGCAGCGGCACCGCGTCCAGCGAGGTCGAACGGCAAATCGACGTGGGAGGCCCGCAATGA
- a CDS encoding single-stranded DNA-binding protein: MKDIAEFRITGRIGKSSIKDKVAFLDIASNYRRKVNDEWEDDTHWNRVTLFGKNIDRAAELAVGDKVRVKGRVRQSRYERNGETVYGVDLVAFRIAPAAQNDEPANRDDDEGEG; this comes from the coding sequence ATGAAGGACATCGCTGAATTTCGCATCACTGGCCGCATTGGCAAGAGCAGCATCAAGGACAAGGTGGCGTTTCTCGACATTGCCTCCAACTATCGCCGGAAGGTCAATGACGAGTGGGAGGACGACACGCACTGGAACCGCGTCACCCTGTTCGGCAAGAACATCGACCGCGCCGCCGAGCTGGCCGTAGGCGACAAGGTTCGCGTCAAGGGCCGTGTTCGCCAGAGCCGCTACGAGCGCAATGGCGAGACGGTCTATGGCGTTGATCTGGTCGCGTTTCGCATTGCTCCGGCTGCGCAGAACGACGAGCCTGCCAATCGCGACGACGACGAGGGCGAGGGCTAA
- a CDS encoding zeta toxin family protein, with protein MADDPERYSLSRERLQHIYDTRIAPDLFRSAQPVERPTAVVLGGQPGAGKTPMQNLVSREFADKGGIVKIIGDDLRSYLPHYKSLQRADDRTAAFYTDRDSGRLVEMAIAEAAQRRVNVLVEGTMRSPEVVAKTLRDFRESGFQTDARALAVSPELSSLGILQRYAAQKESRGVGRMTTTEAHSAALTGMLATLDRIQDERLADRLTLYRRGGEVIGHLDLTGSPKANEPRARELVERERSRPLTTQESQYKQREIERLTPILQKHGILPVREQGRDHDNHRPGSSPPQRDDYRER; from the coding sequence ATGGCCGACGATCCAGAGCGATACAGCCTATCGCGCGAACGGCTACAACATATCTATGACACGCGGATCGCGCCGGACCTTTTCAGGTCCGCGCAGCCGGTCGAGCGCCCGACTGCTGTTGTCCTTGGCGGACAACCCGGCGCGGGCAAGACGCCGATGCAAAATCTCGTCTCGCGCGAGTTTGCCGACAAAGGCGGTATCGTGAAGATCATCGGTGACGATCTTCGTTCCTACCTTCCGCATTATAAATCCCTGCAACGCGCCGACGACCGGACCGCCGCTTTCTATACCGACCGCGATTCGGGGCGCTTGGTTGAAATGGCGATTGCCGAAGCGGCCCAGCGCCGCGTCAATGTGCTGGTCGAAGGGACCATGCGAAGCCCGGAGGTTGTCGCGAAAACCTTGCGCGATTTTCGCGAATCCGGATTCCAGACCGACGCGCGGGCGCTTGCCGTCAGCCCGGAATTGTCGAGCCTTGGCATCCTGCAACGCTATGCCGCTCAGAAGGAGAGCCGAGGCGTTGGGCGCATGACGACCACCGAGGCGCATAGCGCCGCTCTAACCGGGATGCTCGCCACGCTGGACCGGATTCAGGACGAACGCCTTGCGGACCGGCTGACCCTTTATCGGCGCGGCGGGGAGGTTATCGGCCATCTCGATTTGACCGGCTCACCCAAAGCGAACGAACCGCGCGCCCGCGAGCTGGTCGAGCGCGAACGGTCCCGGCCCCTCACGACGCAGGAATCCCAATATAAGCAGCGCGAGATCGAGCGGTTGACGCCGATCCTGCAAAAGCACGGTATCCTTCCGGTCCGCGAGCAGGGCCGCGATCATGATAACCACCGCCCAGGATCATCGCCACCCCAGCGCGACGACTATCGCGAAAGGTGA
- a CDS encoding VirB8/TrbF family protein yields MAMGVKSKGDLDRYFDEAKSWDHDRAREAARQKKIAYGVGAGGVLFGLVMLGWHIAAPLRSVEPYVVRVDRQTGAVDVLTRLTNTRNITVDESVNKFFLSEYVRAREGWNAAAANETMRRVLSLSVPQEQEKFAVQRRPQNPNSPDATYQSGEIVSAAVRNITFINPRVAQVRFVRTVMRPGNAPDDVSHWIATINFKYVDKPTTEAGRLDNPLGFQVVSYRADPEIAS; encoded by the coding sequence ATGGCAATGGGCGTAAAGAGCAAAGGTGATCTCGACCGCTATTTCGACGAAGCGAAAAGCTGGGACCATGATCGCGCGCGCGAGGCGGCGCGGCAAAAGAAAATCGCCTATGGTGTGGGAGCCGGGGGCGTCCTGTTTGGTCTGGTCATGCTAGGCTGGCATATCGCCGCCCCGCTGCGTTCGGTGGAACCCTATGTCGTTCGCGTCGATCGCCAGACCGGGGCCGTCGACGTTCTGACGCGCCTCACCAACACACGCAACATCACGGTCGACGAGTCCGTCAACAAGTTCTTCCTTTCCGAATATGTGCGCGCGCGAGAGGGATGGAACGCCGCGGCCGCCAATGAGACGATGCGGCGCGTTCTCTCGCTTTCGGTCCCGCAAGAACAGGAAAAATTCGCGGTCCAGCGGCGGCCGCAAAATCCCAATAGTCCGGATGCGACCTATCAGAGCGGCGAAATCGTCTCGGCGGCAGTCAGGAACATCACATTCATCAATCCGCGCGTCGCACAGGTGCGGTTCGTGCGGACCGTGATGCGTCCCGGCAATGCACCGGATGATGTGAGCCACTGGATCGCCACGATCAATTTCAAATATGTCGACAAACCGACGACTGAGGCCGGAAGGCTCGATAACCCGCTCGGCTTTCAGGTGGTCAGCTATAGAGCGGACCCGGAGATTGCATCGTGA
- the virB11 gene encoding P-type DNA transfer ATPase VirB11 — translation MEPLRPFLDAADVTELVINRPCEVGIEGRGGWSWEKEDRLTNEWLESLSTAMANYTRQTVNASSPICSTSLPSGERVQIVAPPACDLGLYSITIRKPSTKTFGLGELDAGGLFEQTKIARGRSSAADAELIALKQRGDWPGFLKLAVKSRKNILISGATGSGKTTLSKALIQLIPDQERLLTIEDTRELIVPHRNAVHLLYSKDGQGQAKVGAKHLLEASLRMRPDRILLQELRDGTAFFYLRNVNSGHPGSITTVHADSAALAFEQLSLLVKESEGGRDLERKDILALLHLLVDVVVQCKKVDGHFRVTEIYFEPDTSGM, via the coding sequence ATGGAGCCGTTGCGGCCGTTCCTCGATGCCGCCGATGTGACGGAACTGGTCATCAACAGGCCGTGCGAAGTCGGGATCGAAGGCCGGGGTGGGTGGTCGTGGGAGAAAGAGGACCGGCTGACGAATGAGTGGCTGGAATCGCTCTCGACCGCGATGGCCAATTATACGCGCCAGACCGTCAATGCCTCGTCTCCGATCTGCTCGACCAGTCTGCCATCGGGCGAGCGCGTTCAGATTGTCGCGCCGCCTGCCTGCGATTTGGGCCTCTATTCGATCACGATCCGCAAGCCTTCGACCAAGACCTTCGGCCTGGGCGAGCTGGATGCGGGTGGCCTGTTCGAGCAAACGAAGATCGCGCGCGGCCGCTCGTCGGCCGCCGATGCGGAGCTGATCGCACTCAAGCAAAGGGGAGACTGGCCCGGTTTCCTTAAGCTGGCGGTGAAGTCGCGCAAGAATATCCTGATTTCCGGTGCGACGGGTTCGGGCAAGACGACGCTCTCCAAGGCGCTGATCCAGCTCATTCCCGATCAGGAACGGTTGCTGACGATCGAAGATACGAGAGAACTGATCGTTCCGCACCGCAACGCTGTGCATCTGCTCTATTCGAAGGACGGGCAAGGCCAGGCCAAGGTTGGCGCCAAGCATCTTCTCGAAGCGAGCCTGCGGATGCGGCCCGATCGCATCCTGTTGCAAGAGCTGCGCGACGGCACGGCCTTTTTCTATCTCCGCAACGTCAACAGTGGCCACCCCGGTTCGATCACGACCGTTCATGCGGACTCGGCCGCGCTCGCTTTCGAGCAATTGTCGCTGCTGGTGAAGGAATCCGAAGGCGGCCGCGATCTGGAACGCAAGGACATCCTCGCGCTGCTCCATCTACTCGTCGACGTGGTTGTCCAGTGCAAGAAGGTCGACGGACATTTCCGCGTGACGGAAATCTATTTCGAGCCGGACACGTCCGGCATGTGA
- a CDS encoding ribbon-helix-helix protein, CopG family, with protein MAHLTLRIDDDLAAAVDALARAGGMTRSKWIARAIIDALPARPDEVRDMPVSGAVSKMLSLRFPVEELAAMELVASRAGLTRAQWIKRTLRWQLWTRAGELRLVPSSHRAIIKLVSQVRAIGRSLNQAVKAMNAANRPQSPLEIQRIAAEVIAMEDRISQLVNDAAAGLTEILSGEVYYWTGRERKLPSIIGTAR; from the coding sequence ATGGCGCATCTGACGCTGCGAATTGACGACGACCTTGCGGCCGCCGTGGATGCTCTGGCGAGAGCGGGGGGCATGACCCGCAGCAAATGGATTGCCCGCGCGATCATCGACGCGCTCCCCGCCCGTCCCGACGAGGTGCGCGACATGCCCGTCAGCGGCGCGGTATCGAAAATGCTCTCTCTGCGCTTCCCGGTGGAGGAACTGGCAGCGATGGAGCTGGTCGCATCTCGTGCTGGCCTCACGCGCGCGCAATGGATCAAGCGCACCCTGCGCTGGCAATTATGGACGAGGGCGGGGGAGTTGCGCCTGGTGCCGAGCAGCCATCGGGCGATCATCAAACTTGTGAGCCAGGTGCGGGCGATCGGCCGTTCTCTCAATCAGGCTGTGAAGGCGATGAACGCCGCCAACCGTCCCCAAAGCCCGCTCGAAATCCAGCGCATCGCGGCTGAGGTGATTGCGATGGAGGACCGCATTTCGCAGCTTGTCAACGACGCCGCAGCAGGCTTGACCGAGATCCTTTCCGGCGAGGTCTATTATTGGACCGGACGCGAACGAAAGCTGCCCAGCATCATCGGGACCGCGCGATGA
- a CDS encoding relaxase/mobilization nuclease domain-containing protein — MQTIDRTAKRTPQVMVKITSRIHDAGSTVGAMTYIGRVGMSDREPIGIETSEGKHLVDAHDMLMLAREWQQWEQADEARRKGATAIAMVFSMPPGTDPEKVRDAVRELAENDMANRRWVMALHTDQDHPHVHLLIAGRDNDGRRFNPNREFLQHCRERFAENLRARGIEADATPRKARGYPPKTDPTPVVKMRERGVVPDADKGRRDMIAPKPDAPDQLVRREKARSKTVASMTVVRGVYQRAIAELEAHGGQEQGERAKALRAFVDAMPGALDARSEIVERLKSGNALSPEYKKDPQLERLKSRVERRDAEQRTEALDRLARATAKVRSASAELKEGAPKRAGKDRGPAIDRIRAKAAELRKGPEASGPRDALAASRERLQAMQRKVDEAVKDRDRSKDRDRERGRDKDRDGPSR; from the coding sequence TTGCAGACGATCGACCGCACGGCGAAGCGCACGCCGCAGGTCATGGTGAAGATCACAAGCCGCATCCATGATGCGGGCAGCACCGTGGGCGCCATGACCTATATAGGCCGTGTCGGCATGTCGGACCGGGAGCCGATCGGGATCGAGACGAGCGAGGGCAAACATCTTGTCGACGCCCATGACATGCTCATGCTGGCGCGCGAATGGCAGCAATGGGAGCAGGCCGACGAGGCACGCCGGAAGGGTGCGACGGCGATCGCGATGGTATTTTCCATGCCACCGGGCACAGACCCGGAAAAAGTGCGCGACGCCGTTCGGGAGCTGGCCGAAAATGATATGGCCAATCGCCGCTGGGTGATGGCACTCCATACCGATCAGGACCATCCCCATGTGCATCTGCTGATCGCCGGTCGCGACAATGACGGCCGCCGCTTCAACCCCAACCGGGAGTTCCTTCAGCATTGCCGGGAGCGATTTGCCGAGAATCTTCGCGCGCGAGGGATCGAGGCGGACGCCACCCCCCGAAAGGCGCGGGGCTATCCGCCCAAGACAGACCCGACGCCCGTTGTGAAGATGCGGGAGAGGGGCGTTGTTCCCGATGCAGACAAGGGCCGCCGCGACATGATCGCGCCCAAACCGGACGCGCCCGATCAGCTAGTCCGGCGAGAGAAAGCACGCTCGAAAACCGTGGCGAGCATGACTGTGGTGCGCGGCGTCTATCAGCGCGCCATTGCCGAATTGGAAGCGCATGGCGGACAGGAACAAGGCGAGCGGGCGAAGGCGCTACGCGCCTTTGTCGATGCTATGCCGGGTGCGCTGGACGCGCGCAGCGAGATCGTGGAGCGGTTGAAATCGGGTAATGCCCTGTCGCCCGAATATAAAAAGGACCCGCAGCTTGAACGCCTGAAATCGCGTGTCGAGCGCCGCGATGCCGAACAGCGAACGGAGGCCCTGGACCGTCTTGCACGCGCCACCGCTAAAGTCAGATCGGCATCGGCCGAGCTGAAGGAGGGTGCGCCGAAGCGGGCAGGGAAGGACCGTGGCCCTGCCATAGATCGGATTAGAGCGAAGGCGGCCGAGTTGCGGAAAGGTCCGGAGGCGAGCGGCCCCCGCGATGCGCTTGCGGCTTCTCGCGAGCGGTTGCAGGCCATGCAGCGCAAGGTTGATGAGGCGGTGAAAGACCGGGATCGCAGCAAGGACCGCGATCGGGAGCGGGGCCGTGACAAGGATCGGGACGGGCCGAGCCGATGA
- a CDS encoding type IV secretory system conjugative DNA transfer family protein has protein sequence MDRRSLAIYAVFAVIVIFVLGGLVAIIGMGQFRADLNLLKLPEYFWFYRHNGYVMGWLLKGVLGVSAAGGLIAAYIFMNRKDALHGAARWATKPEARRASLMAGEGLLLGKMGGDFIQFGGTEHVLLEAPTRAGKGVGVVIPNLLTWPDSIVVLDVKQENWEKSAGWRKSQGHKVLLFDPLDPNGRTARFNPFSHINRTDPVEVIDELQKIAAMLWPPPANGESFWMDSARTAFLGVASYIAATDELPFTMGEVYRNFSAGDAKERFPRIIKDRTAAGNPLSEACVSALNDWISSSANTFTGIRQSVSAKINLWINPYVDAATSESDFDLREFRTKPISLYLGVSPDNMERISDIYNLLFQQLIDLNVRELPDPKAGKHPLKLLLLLDEFARLGRASVIASGFSYVAGYGIRLLPVIQARGQLRDVYGPDVTSEIVQNCGVELVFTPKDNNVAKEISERLGNYTYAAHSKSRRVWEAFEGSVSTSDQRRPLMLPQELLLMSQDDVIVLRAGIPPLKGKKLRYYMDKWMVTASSIAPPPVAERPLDPSIARRSLAIIAAAEAPEMSDEDALNGIDFARLVGFPLDGLPDDADPHKATAFFESLGLSADFTGMDFDAAPAPASADDDAAKTHSGDGGHVAV, from the coding sequence ATGGACCGTCGTTCCCTTGCTATATACGCTGTGTTCGCGGTCATCGTGATATTCGTCCTGGGCGGCCTTGTCGCCATTATCGGCATGGGGCAATTCCGCGCCGATCTGAATCTGCTCAAACTGCCCGAATATTTCTGGTTCTACCGCCATAATGGCTATGTCATGGGCTGGCTGCTCAAGGGCGTCCTCGGCGTGTCGGCCGCTGGCGGTCTGATCGCCGCCTACATTTTCATGAATCGCAAGGACGCGCTGCATGGCGCGGCGCGCTGGGCCACCAAACCCGAAGCGCGCCGTGCCAGCCTCATGGCCGGTGAAGGCTTGTTGCTCGGCAAGATGGGCGGCGATTTCATCCAGTTTGGCGGGACGGAGCATGTCTTGCTCGAAGCTCCGACGCGCGCGGGCAAAGGCGTCGGCGTCGTCATCCCCAATCTGCTGACATGGCCTGACTCGATCGTCGTCCTTGATGTGAAACAGGAGAATTGGGAAAAGTCGGCGGGATGGCGCAAGAGCCAGGGCCATAAGGTGCTGCTGTTCGATCCGCTCGATCCCAACGGACGCACCGCGCGCTTTAATCCCTTCTCGCATATCAACCGCACCGATCCTGTCGAAGTGATCGACGAATTGCAGAAGATCGCGGCGATGCTCTGGCCGCCTCCCGCCAATGGCGAGAGTTTCTGGATGGACAGCGCCCGCACCGCCTTTCTCGGCGTGGCTTCCTATATCGCCGCAACCGACGAACTCCCCTTCACGATGGGCGAAGTGTATCGCAATTTCAGCGCCGGGGATGCGAAAGAGCGGTTTCCCCGGATCATCAAGGACAGGACGGCCGCGGGCAATCCGCTCTCGGAAGCCTGCGTTTCGGCGCTGAATGACTGGATTTCCAGCTCGGCCAACACCTTCACCGGCATCCGGCAATCGGTGTCCGCGAAAATCAACCTCTGGATCAACCCCTATGTCGATGCGGCAACCTCGGAATCCGATTTCGACCTGCGCGAGTTTCGCACCAAGCCGATCTCGCTCTATTTGGGCGTCTCGCCCGATAATATGGAGCGGATTTCCGACATATATAATCTGCTCTTTCAACAGCTCATCGACCTTAATGTCCGCGAGCTGCCGGACCCCAAGGCGGGCAAGCATCCGCTGAAGCTGCTCCTACTGCTCGATGAATTTGCGCGTCTCGGACGCGCCAGCGTCATCGCATCGGGCTTCAGCTATGTGGCGGGCTACGGTATCCGCCTGCTCCCCGTGATCCAGGCACGCGGGCAATTGCGCGATGTGTATGGCCCCGATGTGACCTCCGAAATTGTCCAGAACTGCGGTGTCGAACTGGTTTTCACCCCCAAGGACAATAATGTCGCCAAGGAAATATCCGAACGCCTCGGCAACTATACCTATGCCGCACACAGCAAATCGCGCCGGGTGTGGGAGGCGTTCGAAGGATCGGTTTCGACCTCCGATCAGCGCCGCCCGCTCATGCTCCCGCAAGAACTCCTGCTCATGTCGCAGGATGACGTGATTGTGCTGCGCGCGGGCATCCCACCGCTGAAGGGCAAGAAGCTGCGCTATTATATGGACAAGTGGATGGTCACGGCGTCCAGCATCGCGCCACCCCCCGTTGCGGAGCGGCCGCTGGACCCGTCGATTGCGCGGCGATCGCTGGCGATCATCGCGGCGGCCGAAGCGCCCGAAATGTCGGACGAGGACGCGCTGAACGGGATAGATTTCGCGCGCCTCGTCGGCTTTCCTCTCGACGGGCTTCCCGACGATGCGGACCCCCACAAGGCAACCGCCTTCTTTGAAAGCCTCGGACTGTCGGCGGACTTTACCGGCATGGATTTCGACGCGGCACCCGCGCCAGCATCGGCCGACGACGACGCGGCTAAGACCCATTCCGGCGATGGCGGGCATGTAGCGGTATAG